In Bacteroidota bacterium, a single genomic region encodes these proteins:
- a CDS encoding FAD-dependent oxidoreductase translates to MISYWEQTQFLNYDFIIVGSGITGLSCAAEIKEQYPTAKVLVLERGLLPTGASTKNAGFACFGTLTEMVYDISVMGEANLLKLVQDRIAGLQILRNRLGDDKIEYINNGGYELIIEKHNHDELPAQLEHLNKLLFPLFRQDVFLFDDLAADDFGFDKQLVKRVIRNPLEGQINTGKMMQALIEHITKLGVHIITGAEVLDVVDKENFVTVSVKGLQQEIIEFTCKKVAICTNAFTKKLFPTLTISPGRGQVLVTKPIDNLKIKGTFSFDEGFYYFRNIDNRIIFGGGRNLAFEEETTTVFEINTHIQDELKRLLKTLILPNTPFEIDYEWCGIMAFGEDKLPIIQKQSKNVVVGARLNGMGVALGSKIAKDVVSLLEN, encoded by the coding sequence ATGATAAGTTATTGGGAACAAACACAATTTTTAAATTACGATTTTATTATTGTTGGTTCAGGTATTACAGGCCTTTCATGTGCTGCTGAAATAAAAGAACAATACCCAACGGCAAAAGTATTAGTACTGGAAAGAGGTTTGTTACCAACCGGAGCATCTACAAAAAATGCCGGCTTTGCTTGTTTCGGAACACTAACAGAAATGGTTTACGATATATCTGTTATGGGAGAAGCTAATTTATTAAAGTTGGTACAGGATAGAATAGCTGGCTTACAGATACTCCGAAACCGTTTAGGTGACGATAAGATTGAATACATAAACAACGGAGGGTATGAATTAATTATTGAAAAGCATAACCACGATGAATTGCCTGCCCAATTGGAGCATTTGAATAAACTATTATTCCCATTATTTAGGCAAGATGTTTTTTTGTTTGATGACTTAGCGGCTGATGATTTTGGCTTTGATAAACAGTTGGTGAAACGAGTTATCCGCAATCCATTAGAAGGCCAAATAAATACAGGTAAAATGATGCAAGCTTTAATAGAGCATATAACCAAATTAGGGGTTCATATTATTACAGGAGCCGAAGTATTGGATGTAGTTGATAAAGAAAATTTTGTTACTGTTAGTGTCAAAGGTTTACAACAGGAAATAATTGAGTTTACGTGTAAAAAAGTAGCCATTTGTACCAATGCATTTACAAAAAAGTTATTTCCAACATTGACAATAAGCCCGGGAAGAGGACAGGTATTGGTTACAAAACCGATTGATAATTTGAAAATAAAAGGAACCTTTAGTTTTGACGAAGGCTTTTATTATTTTAGAAATATAGATAACAGGATAATTTTTGGAGGCGGAAGAAATTTAGCTTTTGAAGAAGAAACAACAACTGTATTTGAAATTAATACACATATTCAAGATGAGCTAAAACGCTTACTCAAAACATTGATTTTACCGAACACACCTTTTGAAATAGATTATGAGTGGTGCGGTATTATGGCTTTTGGCGAGGATAAATTACCCATTATACAAAAGCAAAGTAAAAACGTGGTGGTAGGCGCACGCCTTAATGGAATGGGTGTAGCCCTTGGTAGTAAAATAGCTAAAGATGTGGTAAGCTTATTAGAGAATTAG
- a CDS encoding AIR synthase related protein has translation MTNDKYMKRGVSSQKEDVHAAIKNLDKGLFPQAFCKIVPDYLGGDNNFCNIMHADGAGTKSSLAYLYWKETGDLSVWKGIAQDAIVMNLNDLLCVGAYDKIILSSTIGRNKNLIPGEVIQAIIEGTEEFVAMLQSYGINIHSTGGETADVGDLVRTIIVDSTVTARIEKSKVISNHNIKAGNVIVGFASYGQTTYETAYNAGMGSNGLTMARHDVLSSFYKTFSESFDPQVPDDLVYTGGLKLSEQLAENPLNVGKMILSPTRTFSPIIKEVFENYFDKIDGMVHCTGGGQTKVLHFVKNVKIIKDNLFKTPPLFSMIQSQSNSQWHEMYKVFNMGNLLEFYTDENTAQHLITLANKFNIPAQIIGRVEAAEKNELVVTTEHGEFTY, from the coding sequence ATGACCAACGATAAATACATGAAACGTGGTGTTTCATCGCAAAAAGAAGATGTTCACGCAGCTATTAAAAACTTAGATAAAGGATTGTTTCCGCAAGCTTTTTGCAAAATAGTTCCTGATTATCTGGGAGGTGATAACAACTTCTGCAATATTATGCATGCAGATGGAGCAGGGACAAAATCGAGCCTAGCTTATTTATACTGGAAAGAAACGGGCGATTTATCGGTTTGGAAGGGCATAGCACAGGATGCTATTGTAATGAACTTAAATGATTTGTTATGTGTAGGTGCTTATGATAAAATTATTCTTTCATCAACCATTGGCCGCAATAAAAATTTAATTCCCGGTGAAGTTATACAAGCCATTATTGAAGGGACAGAAGAGTTTGTTGCTATGTTACAATCATACGGTATCAATATTCACTCTACCGGTGGCGAAACCGCTGATGTAGGGGATTTGGTACGTACCATTATTGTTGACTCAACAGTAACAGCCCGTATTGAGAAAAGCAAAGTTATTTCTAACCACAATATAAAAGCAGGCAATGTAATTGTTGGTTTTGCCAGCTACGGACAAACCACTTACGAAACAGCTTACAATGCAGGAATGGGCAGCAATGGATTGACCATGGCCCGCCACGATGTGCTTTCTTCCTTTTATAAAACATTTAGTGAAAGTTTTGACCCGCAGGTACCGGATGATTTGGTATATACCGGTGGCCTAAAATTAAGCGAGCAATTGGCTGAAAATCCATTAAACGTAGGTAAAATGATTCTTTCTCCTACGCGTACATTCAGCCCTATTATTAAAGAGGTTTTTGAAAACTACTTTGATAAAATAGATGGCATGGTGCATTGCACGGGTGGCGGACAAACCAAAGTTTTACACTTTGTTAAAAACGTAAAAATAATTAAAGACAATTTATTTAAAACACCACCTTTATTCAGTATGATTCAAAGCCAAAGCAATAGCCAATGGCATGAAATGTACAAGGTATTTAATATGGGTAATTTACTGGAATTTTATACGGATGAAAACACTGCTCAGCACCTAATTACTTTAGCTAATAAATTTAATATACCAGCTCAAATAATAGGCAGAGTAGAAGCAGCAGAAAAAAATGAATTAGTAGTCACAACGGAACACGGGGAGTTCACATACTAA
- a CDS encoding energy transducer TonB produces MKYVYFLLCAIGCLINTKSYAQMLPVDTTKQVLTMPEEMPQFPGGENEMYSFISKNLYYPTLAKENAIEGKVYVRFVVERDGSIDQIEILKKLGWGCDEEVIRMIQLMPKWKPGKMKGNAVPVFFVLPVVFKLK; encoded by the coding sequence ATGAAATATGTATATTTTCTTTTATGTGCCATTGGCTGTTTAATCAATACTAAGAGTTATGCTCAAATGCTGCCCGTTGATACGACCAAACAAGTACTGACTATGCCGGAAGAAATGCCACAATTTCCGGGAGGAGAAAATGAAATGTATAGTTTTATCAGTAAGAACTTGTATTACCCTACACTCGCAAAAGAAAATGCAATAGAAGGAAAAGTTTATGTTAGGTTTGTGGTTGAAAGGGATGGCTCTATTGACCAAATAGAAATTCTGAAAAAATTAGGCTGGGGTTGTGATGAAGAAGTAATACGCATGATTCAGCTAATGCCCAAATGGAAACCCGGAAAAATGAAAGGAAATGCGGTACCCGTTTTTTTTGTACTGCCCGTTGTTTTTAAACTTAAGTAA